One Drosophila virilis strain 15010-1051.87 chromosome 5, Dvir_AGI_RSII-ME, whole genome shotgun sequence DNA window includes the following coding sequences:
- the LOC6627093 gene encoding carboxypeptidase N subunit 2 encodes MTKTCRMTTRAASRLNFALSPKLQLLLLLLLLGSSRPERIDANDEEVDRFCYPAAHRNTRLSCECSNVSAAPWGMRALHIDCSYKDYKTEDLTELLPLYIDTLDLSWNKLNRAPSFNSDSLRLLNLMHNNISAIASSNFERVSSLRELYLGWNSIQQLEAQSFAGLPHLQVLNLAHNNLHSLPDQIFAPLLVLSTLELSWNRQLNQTNGQELYKSYGINPKLDTLHLDACNLSELKLPLDAPLRELSLRRNLFQRVPGQLPAALQRLDISENLLEKLLPQDAANLTQLRQLYVEDMPLLQGIAAHAFAPLRQVEEMSFQNSRRLSWLDGDVFVMENGYSVLPPLRILSFRGTLLRNFNVTLSPVFRKLTQLDLNGVPLYCDCQLAWLKELAIQTNGRCLRPARVRGMLVSSVRDDEFSCERWPRWAYGLIILGLIGVCAAGVYLIVMGLRPHRGVTMRRKVGAGSPYARVTIEPNRQENLH; translated from the coding sequence ATGACAAAGACGTGCAGAATGACGACGAGAGCTGCGTCAAGATTGAACTTTGCCCTCAGCCCAAAActccagctgttgctgcttctgctgctgttgggttCATCCAGGCCGGAGCGTATCGATGCCAACGATGAGGAGGTGGATCGTTTTTGTTATCCCGCCGCACATCGCAACACGCGTCTCTCCTGCGAGTGCAGCAATGTGAGTGCCGCGCCTTGGGGCATGCGTGCCCTGCACATTGATTGCAGCTACAAAGACTACAAGACGGAGGATCTTACCGAATTGCTGCCTCTGTATATCGACACCTTGGATCTGTCCTGGAACAAACTGAATCGTGCGCCCAGCTTTAATAGCGACAGCCTGCGTCTGCTCAATCTGATGCACAACAACATAAGCGCCATTGCGTCGAGCAACTTTGAGCGTGTGTCCAGCCTGCGGGAACTGTATCTGGGCTGGAACAGCATACAACAGCTGGAGGCGCAATCGTTTGCCGGGCTGCCGCACCTGCAGGTGCTCAACCTGGCGCACAACAATCTGCACTCGCTGCCCGACCAGATCTTTGCGCCGCTGCTGGTGCTGAGCACTTTGGAGCTGTCCTGGAACCGGCAGCTGAACCAGACCAACGGCCAGGAGCTGTACAAGAGCTATGGTATTAATCCGAAGCTGGATACACTGCATCTGGATGCGTGCAATCTGAGCGAACTGAAACTGCCGCTTGATGCTCCATTGCGTGAACTCTCGCTGCGACGCAATCTCTTCCAGCGTGTGCCCGGCCAGCTGCCCGCGGCGCTGCAGCGCCTCGACATTAGTGAGAATCTGTTGGAGAAGCTGCTGCCGCAGGATGCGGCCAATCTAACCCAGCTGCGTCAGCTCTATGTGGAGGATATGCCCCTGCTGCAGGGCATCGCGGCACACGCGTTCGCCCCGCTGCGCCAGGTGGAGGAGATGAGCTTCCAGAATAGCCGCCGGCTGAGCTGGCTAGATGGCGATGTCTTCGTAATGGAGAATGGCTATTCGGTGCTGCCGCCGTTGCGCATCTTAAGTTTTCGTGGCACTTTGCTGCGCAATTTTAATGTCACTTTGTCACCGGTTTTTAGGAAACTTACCCAGTTGGATCTCAATGGTGTGCCGCTTTACTGCGACTGCCAGCTAGCCTGGCTCAAGGAACTGGCCATACAGACGAACGGACGTTGCCTGCGCCCGGCCCGAGTGCGCGGTATGCTCGTCTCTTCGGTGCGTGACGATGAGTTTAGCTGCGAAAGATGGCCCCGATGGGCCTACGGATTGATCATCTTGGGCCTAATTGGAGTCTGTGCCGCGGGCGTTTATCTAATTGTGATGGGCCTGCGACCGCATCGTGGCGTCACAATGCGACGCAAAGTGGGCGCCGGCAGTCCCTATGCCCGTGTCACCATCGAACCCAA